A single Kryptolebias marmoratus isolate JLee-2015 linkage group LG7, ASM164957v2, whole genome shotgun sequence DNA region contains:
- the aimp1b gene encoding aminoacyl tRNA synthase complex-interacting multifunctional protein 1 — MEDVDNLFNPSLAAALKKLDPEDGEQIMEYFKTHALLSREKALLQASVREQKKLLVENGKLKKDIEQLRAQLQDKQKRRTGKALLSQAPPPHSLSPAPNNPASQQAPPAGATAAAPVTPHPPSASSHGGRERPGRREEEGGHCGGEIKNRLLFLARPSSDPLSLESRVDVSRLDLRVGRILSVRRHPLSETMSVQEVELGGDSPRTVVSRLGGRTNPDQLQGSLAVFLCNMKPSKIRGVASQARLLCCSASDDQVEVLVPPAGSAPGDRITFLDYPGEPDRELPTKLKIWELLQPDLQVDSKGVATYKGCGFEVKGKGLCRAPSERHSANMLLL; from the exons tcTAGCAGCAGCTCTGAAGAAACTTGACCCAGAGGATGGGGAGCAGATTATGGAGTATTTTAAAACCCACGCGCTGCTGTCCAGAGAAAAAGCTC TGCTGCAGGCGTCGGTCAGAGAGCAGAAGAAGCTGCTGGTGGAAAACGGTAAACTGAAAAAGGACATCGAACAACTGAGAGCTCAGCTGCAGGACAAACAGAAGAGACGGACGG gTAAAGCTCTGCTCTCTCAGGCCCCGCCTCCTCATAGTCTTAGCCCCGCCCCCAACAATCCTGCCAGTCAACAAGCTCCCCCTGCTGGAgcaacagctgctgctcctgtaACTCCTCATCCTCCTTCGGCTTCATCCCATGGGGGGAGGGAGAGGCC agggaggagggaggaggagggaggacacTGTGgaggtgaaataaaaaacagacttctGTTTTTAGCTCGACCCAGTTCTGACCCGTTATCTCTGGAGTCTCGGGTCGACGTGTCCCGTCTGGACCTGCGGGTCGGGAGAATCCTCAGCGTCCGCCGCCATCCCTTATCTGAGACCATGAGCGTCCAGGAGGTGGAGCTGGGAGGAGACTCCCCCCGGACGGTGGTCAGCAGGCTGGGCGGGAGAACGAACCCGGATCAG CTGCAGGGCTctttagctgtgtttttgtgcaacatGAAGCCATCCAAAATTAGGGGCGTGGCCTCCCAGGCACGCCTCCTCTGTTGCTCCGCCTCTGATGACCAGGTTGAGGTGTTGGTCCCACCTGCAGGCTCCGCCCCCGGAGACAGAATCACCTTCCTGGACTATCCTG GTGAACCGGACCGGGAGCTGCCGACCAAACTGAAGATCTGGGAGCTCCTGCAGCCCGACCTGCAGGTGGACTCCAAAGGTGTGGCCACCTATAAAGGCTGCGGGTTCGAGGTGAAGGGGAAGGGGCTGTGCAGGGCCCCATCAGAAAGGCACTCAGCAAacatgcttttattgtga
- the LOC108249817 gene encoding GTPase IMAP family member GIMD1-like has translation MDDKHGFHGNDLPNILSRWGFHGGDEKRNVLLLNVLLLGDRQSGRSSVGNALIGGQEFQTGLGSSVSMTTAYQSCSRNFPEFFRRQGAESDLLMRVIDTPPLWLRPKTGRELCPEGVHVLLVVVRVDRPEEGTQIQQNAERLFGPEWRRHALLVFTHADHLKRAGPHPSVFLTQTTDWLKAMAEEVRGGVCFLDNSSDWPSVRGRALRDQLLRLSARNHHKALRVRTEVSL, from the exons ATGGACGACAAACACGGTTTCCACGGAAACGACCTCCCTAACATCCTGAGCAGGTGGGGTTTTCACGGAGGAGACGAAAAGCGGAACGTTCTCCTCTTAAACGTGTTGTTGCTAGGCGACAGGCAAAGTGGGAGGAGCTCTGTGGGGAacgctctgattg GTGGACAAGAGTTTCAAACCGGCCTCGGCTCAAGTGTTTCCATGACGACGGCGtatcagagctgcagcagaaactttCCAGAGTTTTTCAGGAGGCAGGGGGCGGAGTCTGACCTCCTAATGAGGGTTATTGACACGCCCCCTTTGTGGCTCCGCCCAAAGACTGGGCGTGAACTGTGTCCTGAAGGCGTGCACGTGCTGCTGGTTGTTGTGAGAGTCGACCGACCGGAAGAAGGCACCCAGATTCAACAAAATGCAGAA CGTCTCTTCGGTCCAGAGTGGCGTCGTCACGCTTTACTCGTCTTCACTCACGCCGATCACCTGAAAAGGGCGGGACCTCATCCATCCGTCTTCCTCACTCAGACCACAGATTGGCTGAAAGCCATGGCTGAAGAGGTCAGGGGAGGAGTTTGTTTCTTGGACAACAGCTCTGATTGGCCATCAGTCAGAGGACGTGCACTAAGAGACCAGCTGCTCCGCCTCTCGGCCAGGAACCATCACAAAGCTCTACGAGTCCGAACAGAGGTCTCACTCTGA